The sequence TCACtatatatgctgctgctactgggtattatctatcctgttgcctagtcactttacccatatCTATACGTACAtagttacctcaattacctcgtacccctgcacatcgactcggtagccatgttatttttactcattattgttatttgttattcactgtgtatttattcttaGTCTCACTATTTCAATGTTTTTCTAtatttatctttaactctgcattgttggaaaaggaattgtaagtaagcatttcactttttgTCTAcaccatgtgacaaataaaatttgatttgtattTGATTTGGGGTACAGATTTTGTCAAATTGACATCGTAAATAGATTTATGTGggcttttagctaaccctaacccttttcctaaccaaatctgctacgttaattctcctaacctgctgtgtaagttctcttaaacctgctacgaaaagtcaattTTGACAAAAGCTGCATCCCTTTTAGACAGAACTATGGAAGCCCATTCCcagcacttttttttttatgtcGTTTTTTTAGGTCGATACAATCTCAACATTTCAAGATACTAAGTAGAAATTTGAAGATACGTGAGTCAACATTTCAGGATACTATCTCAAAATGTTGAGATACTAAGTTGAAATTTCGAAAGAGTaaagcaggggtattcaactcttaccctaccagggccaaagcctgctggttttctgttttacctgataatgaattgcacccacctgttgtcccaggtctaaatcagtccctaatTAGTGGGGTACAACTGGTTTCAAGGTCCAGAGTTGAATTTGAGGGTGGTAGAGCATACTTATAGAATATGTTTCTTCATTTGTAACATTGTGTGATTTCAGAGGTCCAAGATATGGTGGGGGAGGAGGGTATTTCAATAAACAGTCAGGATACATCATCTCACATTTTATAGTTCCTGCAATATGTGTTGTGCAGACAGGGGGGTCctggggcccagagtttttcctgatctggtAGGCTAacccagtggttctcaaacctctcctcgggcaTCCTCAGCCAGTTCATGTATTTGATCTATTCCAgaactagcacacctgattcaacttgtcagctAACCCTTGATAAGGTGAATCAGGTGAACATCTAACACAAAATTGTGAAATGTCTGGGGGTCCCCGAGAAGAGATTTGAAAAGCACTGGGCTAACCTAAACAAGTAAAACTCTGGACCCAAGTTGGACATAGTAATAAATCAGCTGTAAAACAgttttatatgggctatgatgggaccagatTATTTCTGACCAGGTCATattgtttaaaacatttttgtCAACAACTGATTGGAAAATAGACCTAACATGGCCGAGTTTGCTTTATGCAGGTTAGAGTCCTGTAGGCCTTTGTTGCTGTAAATTGCTcacacatgtaacagtataactttaaaccgtcccctcgccccgacacgggcgcgaaccagggaccctctgcacacatcaacaacagtcacccacgaagcgtcgttacccatcgctccacaaaaaccacggcccttgcagagcaaggggcaacactacttctaggtttcagagcaagtgacgtaactgattgaaacgctactagcgcgtacccgctaactagctagccatttcacatccgttacacacagTATGTCATCACTATTGTTTATTTAATCCcaatcatttttttattttttttaatattaccttttatttaactaggcaagtcagttaagaaaaattattatttacaatgatggcatatcggggaacagtgccttgttcaggggcagaacgacagatttttacctcgtcagctcggggaattcgatccagcaacctttcggttactggcccaacgctctaaacactaggcccCGGATTGATACATTTGAATACAAAACaaaatttgatcacattcacattttctcttaACACAAATAAATGGGCCGATTTTAGGCTGTAAATACACGTTTGGGCTATAAATACATGTTACTGCTTTGCTTACCCTGGGCAGAGGCAATCGGAGCGAAAAGGCTTTTCTTGCCTACCTGCAGCTTTGATTGTTCTCAGTAGGCTAATTGACTGAAGCACAGATTAATTGTGCACGAGTTGACAAATCATGTGGCAAATCAGTCTCAACAGTCGTTTGTCCCTTTAATCAACGCTTGTCAATATTTTGTATTAAACTGAATCCAAAGTGTTGGGGCATATGCCAGCTCGTTTGCTGGCAGCCCTGCTGTGTTGATATCTGCAGCATGGATAGATGGAAATCGCCACATAATGCTACAAATGATCTCGACATTTTTAGTTAGTATGTCAATGTTTAGACAGTAGCTATCGACGTTTTAAAAAATCGTGGCGGGAATATCCTTCCATACAAAACCTTGATCATCTGCCACTCTACTAGGCAAGCCCGTGCATGGGTGTCTAAGAAACCCCATCGATGAAACACAACTCGCGGCGTGAacgggtcgtcactagttaccactgccacaaagtcataaaccccgccttGTTCTATAATTTATCTTAACTGTTATTTtgaacctaaacctaaccccagtGCTAACCGGATGTGTAACCCTAAACTTAAATTAAGCCCAAaaatcttttttttgttttaattaATGTTTACGAAAGACATtttttttgactttgtggctgtggtaactagtgtaAACCGCGTGAACGTGGCAGCCATTTTACATCCTCAAGAGTGAATGAGTGGAGCCGGACCAGTGCCGGGAGTTTTACACTTTTTCCTCTTTTAATTCTCACATTTTCCTTCCGAAACAATCAACACCATACAAGTTGGTGATCCATCGGCAGGTATGATGAATACTACTAACTGGTCACGTGATCATAGTACAATGTATAGCTAAAGTCTGTGAGCTTGTGGTGTTTCAAACAATGTGGAAACTGGTGGTTGGGACGGGTTCTACAGACCGGCTTTTTGAAAATGGACTCTCCCTATGTGGCGGCACGTTGACAAACCACGAAGCTAGCTAGCATACTACAAGAAGGCCTCTGTTAAACCAAATATGCTGGTAACATCAACCTATGAAATTCGAGCCAAATTATGTCAACAAGCAAGTTACATATGAGCTATCATGGTTTTAATGTTGCTAGATAGCGAATTTAGCCAAGTGAGCTAATTCTGTCAGATCAGGAATGACACATGTTCATTGTCACGGGCTAGTTAGCTAACCCTGCCAGCCAAGGAGCTATTAGTAACGCGTGAGCGTGCAAACTTCGAGGATTGCCTTCTGCCAGTTTTCATGCAACTCGTGAGCTAGTTCTTTAGTTAACCAATGTTggataataaaacatttaatatcaTCCCGCCAACGTAGCAAACTGGCATGCATAGCTAGTAAGGTTTGTTATTGCGACTTGACAGCGTGAGTACtatcattagctagctagtacCGCATGCTATTATTTAGCTAacgttggttagctagctaacgttaagttgttgggctatatacagtatttgGATAACGCAGCTAGCTAGTTGACGTTGGCTAACGTTAGGCCACAATGCTAGCTATGGGTTTTTGGTTGATATAGGTAACTACTTAGCAACCCAGCTAAATGGATTAACGTTAGTTAGATATTGGCTGCAATGAAGACTTGGCATGAACTGAAATAACGGGAGTTCAATTTGACTTACATTTACGCTCGCTAAGTTTGCTTACTAGTTAATACAGTGTCAGTGGCTTGAGACAACGTATCAAAAATGTGTTATAACCATTGTTAATAGTTAGTCGACCATGTAGTATACTCCTGTACACATGCTTGTTGACCGGCTTGCTAGCTACCGGAAACTGGTGGTAGTTACACTCTGCCGAAGGAACACGTGTATCAACTCTAACGTTAGTTAACTAGTGCTGAAGTCCGCCATCAGTAGACTAATTTATCATTTAGCAATCAGGCCAAGCCCTTGTAAATGTTAGCTAGCGTGTTCTTCAAACCCAGTCAAAGGCGGGAAATATGTAATTGCGTGTACACACATTTTACCATGTAGCCTAGCTAACTGTCCTCACAAATGGAAATGACATTAACGTATGCagttaaaatttaaaaaatcattgGTATTTATAAGTGTCAGCATTATCAAATTTGATAGACATGCAAAATCAAATATTGTAATTACAATGTGACCTGATTCCACTGTAAGGGACCACATGGACCCACGTGTGCCTGTTGCACATGACATCCCCCAAAAGCTCTCAACAGCCTTGCACTTGACCCAGCATTAATTTGGCTCATTGCATTTGCACAGATTTCTGGAGACATGGCCACAGAACATATTAATGGAAATGGTCCAGAAGAACCAATGGATACCACTGCTGCAGTTACCCATTCTGAACACTTCCAGACTTTATTAGAAGCTGGTTTACCACAGAAAGTTGCTGAAAAACTAGATGAAATTTACATAGCAGGTAAGGCACACTGAATACCCAGCATATTTGTATACATAATTTAAATTTTTGCTATTGCATGTGCTGTCATGTATtgcattacattttgaatgtggGAATTGGGATCCTCAAGCAACTTTTTGTGGTTTCCTACCAAAATGGGTACTGCAGTGTTATGAAAAAAGAGAATTTGGACACCACCAATATCGGTAAAATAAATGTCATGTCTACATTTCCATTGTCTTAGAGGTACATCTGGGCAGAGACCACTGGCGACACGGCCAGTGTTGTGTTTAAGAATTCAAGTATATCAGCACAGATGAGCGGCGAGTTAGGCCACAGTTCGGCGGAGGTCTCTCTGTACAGTCTCAGGCAGAGAATTCAGCCAGATGGGCGCATGCAGGAACAATGGCAGCAGCTGTCGGTGGCTGGGACAGGTGATGGGTCTTCCAAGAGCAGAATGTGGACAAGCTTATTAGGAGTGCAGAGGACTGTTACATCACATCTGTTGTGATTAGTAACAGTTCTTATTAAAAATAAGAACTTTGATACCTCCAAACATGCGTTGTGGCTAGATCCGTTTGAGAAGATATCCCGTAGTTCTATTCCTGCTAGTAACGGATGTTTTCTGGTGTCTCCTCAGGTTTAGTATCTCACAGTGACTTAGATGATAGAGCGATCGAGGCTCTGAAAGAGTTCAACGAAGAAGGTGCTCTGCAAGTTCTGTTGCAGTTCAAGGACAGCGACCTCTCACATGTCCAGGTATGTTTGGAGGGGGACGGCGTAGTAGAAGTTGGGTCAGCTGCATGAttagtatgaaaatgtatgctcactACTGTGTCGCTCTggttaagagcgtctgctaaatgactcaaatgtaaatgatTAGACTGCACTGTGCGTCTTTAAATGAAATGCTACCATTTCACCCTCtaaagcagtgtttcccaaccctggtccttgaGTACttccaacagtacacatttttattgtaaccctgaagtagcacacctgattcaacttctCAACTAATCATCATGCCCTGAATGAGCtaaatgaggtgtgtttgtccaggCTACAatgaaaatgtgtactgttgtGGGTActtgaggaccagggttgggaaacactgctataAAGTATATGTATTGATTGTTCTTTTTTATTTtgttacatttttgtatttttttactcAACAGAACAAAAGTGCCTTTCTTTGTGGAGTTATGAAGACatacagacagagggagaaacaggGGACCAAAGTCTCAGACTCCAGCAAAGGACCAGATGAGGCCAAAATCAAAGTACAGTTTTAACAAACATTCTTGATATAAGCGATCGTAGAGATTTTATAAAGGTATCGTTATTTTATGATGTGCAGTTCTCTGAAAGGTGTTTGACCTGAATTATTATGTTAATTAAATGAACAGGCCCTGCTGGAGAGAACTGGCTACACACTTGATGTGACAACAGGTCAGCGGAAGTATGGAGGCCCCCCTCCGGAGTCGGATCACTCAGGGACACAGCCCACGATCGGTACAGAGGTATGTCTCTACAATAAATAGTTTGATTAGTGTGTAATAGTTTTCCTCCGTGTGGATGGTGTTTCTGCATTCTGTGTCCAAATGATGAAATCATGTACTTTTTCCTGGAGTGACTTCAGTTGCACTGATGGTTTACCGCTAAGATCTGACTGGACACATTAATTCTGTATTTTGGAGATTTATTTTAACAATGTTCCTTTCACACCAAGATAACCTCCATTTTGCTATCATCTCAGATTTTTGTTGGCAAGATCCCCAGAGATCTATTTGAGGATGAGCTGGTACCTCTGTTTGAGAAAGCTGGGCCCATTTGGGACCTGCGTCTGATGATGGATCCACTCAGTGGCCTCAACAGAGGTTACGCCTTTGTCACTTTCTGCACTAAAGAGGCGGCACAGGAGGCTGTCAAGCTGGTATGAAACACTTGTGGTAACTTCTCTCCTGACAGAACTGTAGGAATGGAGAATTTAAGCCCGCCCAACCATGACATGTCATGAACTCTCTTATCCTCTCCCCACAGTGTAACAACAATGAAATTCGGCCCGGCAAACATATTGGCGTGTGCATCTCCGTGGCCAATAATAGACTGTTCGTTGGTTCCATCCCCAAGAGTAAAACAAAAGATCAGATTGTGGAAGAGTTTGCTAAAGTCACAGGTGAGGTTGAATGATCCTCTGGACATTTTGAAGGGCCAGTCATGTTGTCTTGGCAAAAGTGATCGTTTCCTTGGCTTGGCAGTAACTTTGACAACCGTCTGTAGACGTTGCCTTACTATTACTGAATGCACCAATCATGATCAAGCACTAGAGCAGGGCTgcccaatcctggtcctggggggCCAAAACAACTCTGATTTTTGTCTCTACCTGGCAgttaattgcactcacctggtgtcccaggtctgaatttGTCCCTGATTTGAGGAGGATGAAAAACAGTGCTTTGGCCCTCAAGGACAAGGATTGGCAGGCCTGCACTAGTGTGTTAGATTGCGTTTTTAGTCTGAGTTAAGGGTTATGTGAGGTATGCTATGTAAAGCTGGGCTATATTTTGTCATTTAATAGTTAATTCCCAATGTGATGGTTCTGTGTCCAAATGATGAAATGGATATATTCTACCATGGAGTAACTCTGGTTACGCTGATAGTTTACCGCTAAGATCTGACTGGACACTTAACTGGGCACAAATCAATGGTCTCTTGAGACTGATGTCCAAAGAGAACAGCTGTGTCAAATAAAGGAGACACTAAATGTTTTGAGTAAACTGAAGGGAACATTCTTTGATTGCATAAAGTCTTGAATGTGAAATATTCTCTTCTGGTGCCAACTGTTGTATGCATTTCAGTAAGGTACTCAGAGTTCAATTTTTAACTTGGCATTGCATATGGAGCTAGAGCGAGCTGTCTGGTGCACTGGTCACTGTTCAGCTAGGATACCCTTTATGCCTTTCCCCTTCTACCCCTCTTTCAACAGAGGGTCTTAATGATGTCATACTGTACCATCAGCCAGATGACAAGAAAAAGAACAGAGGCTTTTGCTTCTTGGAATACGAAGACCACAAAACTGCCGCTCAGGCCCGCCGCAGGCTGATGAGTGGCAAGGTCAAGGTGTGGGGGAATGTGGTGACTGTGGAGTGGGCCGACCCCATAGAAGACCCTGATCCTGAAGTCATGGCCAAGGTATGGGGAGCAGAGATAACATGGCTCATTTTGCCTGTGAATAAATTGTGATTTGATCTTTGTTCTGTCTATCCATAAACTTGTAGAAGAACACTGATTTGTGTTGGAGGCTGTTGACCAAGGAGTAAGAATAGAGGTAACCAGCCATGTCTGAGAGAGCCAGAAACAGATTTACGGGATTGATAACCCACCACTACTTTTCCCCTTCCAGGTGAAAGTGCTGTTTGTCCGGAACCTTGCGAGTACTGTAACGGAGGAAATACTTGAAAAGGCGTTCAGTCAGTTTGGCAAGTTGGAGCGGGTGAAGAAGCTGAAAGACTATGCCTTTATCCACTTTGAGGAGAGAGACGGAGCAGTCAAGGTACAGGCTGGAGTCTTTATATTTCTCTAACGAGAGTATCACGAAATTGTGGTAAAAATCGCACATTTTTTTGAATAGTTATTAAACTTGTATCTTGACAGGCCTTGGCCGACCTGAATGGGAAAGACCTGGAGGGAGAGCACATTGAAATAGTCTTCGCCAAGCCACCTGATCAGAAGAGGAAAGAACGCAAAGCCCAGAGGCAAGCGGCTAAAACACAAATGTAAGCAAACCATTGATTTGCAGTTATTCGAGACCTTCATTATAGTTACATTGTTGGGCGGCCTTTCATCATTGAGTTCTCTTGAGTGATTGAACAGAGAAGTATAAAACATGATCTAACTAGATAAAATTCTCTTGTGTCCTTTATGGTTACTAAACAAGTGCATATCCTCTCGCCTACCCATTCTTCACAGGTATGACGATTACTATTACTATGGCCCACCCCAGATGCCACCTCCCACAAGAGGCAGAGGACGAGGCGGCGGCCGTGGTGGCTATTCCTACCCCCCTGACTACTACGGCTATGAGGATTACTACGATTACTATGGCTACGACTACCACAACTACCGGGGCGGCTATGAAGACCCCTACTACGGCTATGAGGACTTCCAATCTCCCAGCCGAGGACGATCCCGAGGCGGAGCCCGTGGTGGTGGTGCCCTATCCTCCCGGGGCCGTGGAGCTGTCACGCCCAGGGGCAGACTAGGGGGTTTCTCCCAGAGAGGAGGGAGTGGCCCTGGATCAAGCAGAGGTGTGCAGGGGACCAATGGGGCACTGGGTAAATGTGGACTAGCTGTGTTAATAGTCAAAGCAAATCTTTGCCATCAGCTATACGTTAAATGCAAACATACTATTTGGACAGGAATTTTTCCCCCATAACTTGAATTACCTTTTTaaacaaatattatttttttcCTGCATTTGTCTTCCTTATTTGGCATAAATTGACCCAAGTCCTATGCCTAGAAAGTAAGGAATCAGTCATACAGATGGGCctgttttatttttacttttgaaAGCTGGGCTAGATGTCCCTCACATTGAATTGGAAAAATGTTATGTATGCAAATGTGTTTAGCTTTATGTCCAAATGATGAAATACTTATATTCTATCCTGGAGTAACTCTGGTTACGCTGATAGTTTACCGCTAAGATCTGATTGGACATTTTAGGTTATTATATACATGACTAGAAGACTTCCTCAGATTTGTGTCCATTGATGGGCAAGTATGCTTATTCTCAACATTTGAAGACAACTGCCTTGACTGATGTCACCTTTCAGAGCACCAACTCTGAAAGGTCTGTTCCTCTGCATATTTAGATTAGCATATATTTAGATCCGCATATATATATTAGGATTACCCTAAAACTAGTTTTATATCATGTTAAATGATTGAATGTCATTAGTGATGTTTATATTCTGTCTCTGTTGCTTGGCCAACAGGGAAAAGGACTCGAGGCCGATCCTGACCTGTCACTATGAAGACTGATCTACTGTGTTGGGTTACACCAGAAGCGGCAACGGATACGGATGGATAAGTCAGCGAAATGGTCCAATATTCCAGCCTTACAGAAGCATCTCCCCCAAACTGCCACCTAAACAATCACCAGATTATTTAGATACACCCCCCCCAATGCCATTTTAGATAATTATTGAAGAATTTGCACTTTTTAAGTTTTAGTTTGAAGTGGCTCAAAGGAGCTTGATGCTATTGTATATTTTTGTGCTAATTGGAATTTTTATTGTCGGAATATCCATGTTAATCTTAATCGTTTGATTTGGATGTTTGAAGAGAACATCTGCAGGTTTTGGGTGTAACCACCAGGCATGGATAAATCAGGCATTCCAGGAAAGTGGTTCTTTTCAGAACTTGTCTTTTAAAGGGTTGGTTAACTACCTCAGTACAGAGGATTAAACTACCCTGCCTGTACTGTAAATAGGGAAACTATATTGATGAAAGCAGGGCTTGTTTCCTACAAAATATGCACAAGAGCAGCAGAACAACCGAAAGTACTTAATGTAATATAG is a genomic window of Salvelinus namaycush isolate Seneca chromosome 15, SaNama_1.0, whole genome shotgun sequence containing:
- the LOC120060178 gene encoding heterogeneous nuclear ribonucleoprotein Q isoform X4, which encodes MKTYRQREKQGTKVSDSSKGPDEAKIKALLERTGYTLDVTTGQRKYGGPPPESDHSGTQPTIGTEIFVGKIPRDLFEDELVPLFEKAGPIWDLRLMMDPLSGLNRGYAFVTFCTKEAAQEAVKLCNNNEIRPGKHIGVCISVANNRLFVGSIPKSKTKDQIVEEFAKVTEGLNDVILYHQPDDKKKNRGFCFLEYEDHKTAAQARRRLMSGKVKVWGNVVTVEWADPIEDPDPEVMAKVKVLFVRNLASTVTEEILEKAFSQFGKLERVKKLKDYAFIHFEERDGAVKALADLNGKDLEGEHIEIVFAKPPDQKRKERKAQRQAAKTQMYDDYYYYGPPQMPPPTRGRGRGGGRGGYSYPPDYYGYEDYYDYYGYDYHNYRGGYEDPYYGYEDFQSPSRGRSRGGARGGGALSSRGRGAVTPRGRLGGFSQRGGSGPGSSRGVQGTNGALGKRTRGRS
- the LOC120060178 gene encoding heterogeneous nuclear ribonucleoprotein Q isoform X3 codes for the protein MSGELGHSSAEVSLYSLRQRIQPDGRMQEQWQQLSVAGTGLVSHSDLDDRAIEALKEFNEEGALQVLLQFKDSDLSHVQNKSAFLCGVMKTYRQREKQGTKVSDSSKGPDEAKIKALLERTGYTLDVTTGQRKYGGPPPESDHSGTQPTIGTEIFVGKIPRDLFEDELVPLFEKAGPIWDLRLMMDPLSGLNRGYAFVTFCTKEAAQEAVKLCNNNEIRPGKHIGVCISVANNRLFVGSIPKSKTKDQIVEEFAKVTEGLNDVILYHQPDDKKKNRGFCFLEYEDHKTAAQARRRLMSGKVKVWGNVVTVEWADPIEDPDPEVMAKVKVLFVRNLASTVTEEILEKAFSQFGKLERVKKLKDYAFIHFEERDGAVKALADLNGKDLEGEHIEIVFAKPPDQKRKERKAQRQAAKTQMYDDYYYYGPPQMPPPTRGRGRGGGRGGYSYPPDYYGYEDYYDYYGYDYHNYRGGYEDPYYGYEDFQSPSRGRSRGGARGGGALSSRGRGAVTPRGRLGGFSQRGGSGPGSSRGVQGTNGALGKRTRGRS
- the LOC120060178 gene encoding heterogeneous nuclear ribonucleoprotein Q isoform X2, whose product is MATEHINGNGPEEPMDTTAAVTHSEHFQTLLEAGLPQKVAEKLDEIYIAGLVSHSDLDDRAIEALKEFNEEGALQVLLQFKDSDLSHVQNKSAFLCGVMKTYRQREKQGTKVSDSSKGPDEAKIKALLERTGYTLDVTTGQRKYGGPPPESDHSGTQPTIGTEIFVGKIPRDLFEDELVPLFEKAGPIWDLRLMMDPLSGLNRGYAFVTFCTKEAAQEAVKLCNNNEIRPGKHIGVCISVANNRLFVGSIPKSKTKDQIVEEFAKVTEGLNDVILYHQPDDKKKNRGFCFLEYEDHKTAAQARRRLMSGKVKVWGNVVTVEWADPIEDPDPEVMAKVKVLFVRNLASTVTEEILEKAFSQFGKLERVKKLKDYAFIHFEERDGAVKALADLNGKDLEGEHIEIVFAKPPDQKRKERKAQRQAAKTQMYDDYYYYGPPQMPPPTRGRGRGGGRGGYSYPPDYYGYEDYYDYYGYDYHNYRGGYEDPYYGYEDFQSPSRGRSRGGARGGGALSSRGRGAVTPRGRLGGFSQRGGSGPGSSRGKRTRGRS
- the LOC120060178 gene encoding heterogeneous nuclear ribonucleoprotein Q isoform X1 produces the protein MATEHINGNGPEEPMDTTAAVTHSEHFQTLLEAGLPQKVAEKLDEIYIAGLVSHSDLDDRAIEALKEFNEEGALQVLLQFKDSDLSHVQNKSAFLCGVMKTYRQREKQGTKVSDSSKGPDEAKIKALLERTGYTLDVTTGQRKYGGPPPESDHSGTQPTIGTEIFVGKIPRDLFEDELVPLFEKAGPIWDLRLMMDPLSGLNRGYAFVTFCTKEAAQEAVKLCNNNEIRPGKHIGVCISVANNRLFVGSIPKSKTKDQIVEEFAKVTEGLNDVILYHQPDDKKKNRGFCFLEYEDHKTAAQARRRLMSGKVKVWGNVVTVEWADPIEDPDPEVMAKVKVLFVRNLASTVTEEILEKAFSQFGKLERVKKLKDYAFIHFEERDGAVKALADLNGKDLEGEHIEIVFAKPPDQKRKERKAQRQAAKTQMYDDYYYYGPPQMPPPTRGRGRGGGRGGYSYPPDYYGYEDYYDYYGYDYHNYRGGYEDPYYGYEDFQSPSRGRSRGGARGGGALSSRGRGAVTPRGRLGGFSQRGGSGPGSSRGVQGTNGALGKRTRGRS